From the Ferrigenium kumadai genome, one window contains:
- a CDS encoding type II secretion system protein GspD, translating into MRSRNIIYLCAISTILAGCGTKPLQPSDKHIQRQSSQPAATAIPQPLKHSAALPPPKPAAKAETYSVVVTNLPAQEILFALARDAKINLDIHPGIQGMVTLNALNQTLPQILARIAKQVDMRYELDNGNLIVMPDSPYLHHYKIDYVNMSRDSDGTISNTSQLGSVTTTGSTVSAVTGNNSSLSIKGVSKNHFWDTLTQNIKDILRETDKILPEGSSETVVQQSNATSSTGTGAQTTPGKRQTAREGIENSPNPVMVQEGGATITRRSTFREAASVIANPETGIITVRATGKQHEKIQEFIDQIMSSARRQVLIEATVVEVRLNDNYKQGIDWSLLQRNGTGFQLRQAATIGLPSANTANLFTLNYLNPTSRLGNLSASVSLLESFGTVKVLSSPKLSVMNNQTAMLRVVDNRVYFIVNSTTTPCSPAPCTPIVTFTTTVNTVPIGFTMSVTPQINDSDTVLLNVRPSITRLLTDATDPTPGVTNNKIPQTSTREMESVLKIDNNQIAVLGGLMEDRIDNFTDAVPGVSGIPVAGEFFKHRNDTSTKTELVIFLRPVVLKDASLDGDFSAYRDTLPDRNFFKEPAAGKP; encoded by the coding sequence ATGCGTTCACGCAACATAATATATCTCTGCGCCATCAGCACGATTCTGGCGGGCTGTGGCACCAAGCCGCTCCAGCCATCGGATAAGCATATCCAGCGGCAAAGCAGCCAGCCGGCCGCAACCGCGATACCGCAACCCCTGAAGCACAGCGCAGCGCTTCCCCCGCCCAAACCCGCCGCCAAAGCAGAGACCTACAGCGTCGTCGTCACCAATCTTCCCGCGCAGGAGATCCTGTTCGCGCTGGCGCGCGACGCGAAGATCAACCTGGACATCCACCCCGGCATACAGGGTATGGTCACGCTGAACGCACTCAACCAGACCCTGCCGCAGATCCTCGCGCGCATCGCCAAACAGGTGGACATGCGCTACGAACTGGACAACGGCAACCTGATCGTGATGCCGGACAGCCCGTACCTGCACCATTACAAGATCGACTACGTGAACATGTCGCGCGACTCGGACGGCACGATCTCGAACACCTCCCAGCTAGGCTCCGTCACCACGACGGGCTCGACCGTCTCGGCCGTCACGGGCAACAACTCCTCGCTTTCGATCAAGGGGGTGTCGAAAAATCATTTCTGGGATACCCTGACCCAGAACATCAAGGACATCCTGCGCGAAACCGACAAGATCCTGCCCGAGGGCTCGAGCGAAACCGTAGTGCAGCAGAGCAACGCCACCAGCAGCACAGGCACCGGCGCGCAGACCACGCCGGGCAAAAGGCAAACCGCCAGGGAAGGGATCGAAAACAGTCCCAACCCGGTGATGGTGCAGGAAGGCGGAGCGACCATCACCCGCCGCAGCACCTTCCGCGAGGCCGCGTCGGTCATCGCCAACCCCGAGACCGGCATCATCACCGTGCGCGCCACCGGCAAGCAGCATGAGAAGATCCAGGAATTCATCGACCAGATCATGTCCAGCGCCCGTCGGCAGGTGCTGATCGAGGCAACCGTGGTGGAAGTTCGCCTGAACGACAATTACAAGCAGGGCATCGACTGGTCGCTATTGCAACGCAACGGCACCGGATTCCAGTTGCGGCAGGCGGCTACGATAGGGTTGCCCAGCGCTAATACGGCCAACCTTTTTACTCTCAACTACCTCAACCCCACTTCCAGGCTGGGCAATCTGTCCGCTTCGGTTTCCCTGCTGGAATCGTTCGGCACGGTAAAGGTGTTGTCCAGCCCCAAGCTGAGCGTCATGAACAACCAGACTGCGATGCTGCGTGTGGTGGACAACAGGGTGTATTTCATCGTCAATTCGACCACCACGCCTTGTTCTCCCGCCCCGTGCACCCCTATCGTCACCTTTACCACCACCGTCAATACGGTGCCCATTGGCTTCACCATGAGCGTGACACCTCAGATCAATGACAGCGACACCGTCCTGCTCAATGTTCGCCCCTCAATTACACGCCTACTCACCGATGCGACAGATCCGACCCCGGGAGTGACCAACAACAAGATTCCGCAAACCTCGACCCGCGAGATGGAGTCGGTACTGAAAATCGACAACAACCAGATCGCCGTGCTGGGCGGCCTGATGGAGGATCGCATAGACAACTTCACCGATGCCGTACCCGGCGTATCCGGAATACCCGTCGCCGGTGAATTCTTCAAGCATCGCAATGACACCTCGACAAAAACGGAACTGGTGATCTTCCTGCGCCCGGTGGTGCTCAAGGATGCCAGCCTGGATGGGGATTTCAGCGCCTATCGCGATACGCTGCCGGACCGGAATTTCTTCAAAGAACCGGCCGCCGGCAAGCCCTGA
- a CDS encoding type II secretion system protein: MPVNLSHHRQQGFTLVEIAMVLMIVGLLLGGLLVPLSAQMEQQKISTTEKLLDEAREALIGFAISNGRLPCPADGTIATGQTNAGVEAYNTSTNTCTNLTGSGSSQAAGGVLPWATLGVSETDAWGRRFTYRVTAVFADAISLGTLGSGCSVPIPTQSSFALCSSGNLNVLTAAGTTNYVATGIPAMVVSHGTNGLGAYTPAGQQIAPVPAATTDEGNNADNDNNFVSHTATPDYDDLVTWISNNILLNRMVEAGKLP; the protein is encoded by the coding sequence ATGCCCGTAAATCTTTCACATCACCGGCAACAAGGCTTCACCCTCGTCGAGATCGCGATGGTGCTGATGATCGTCGGCCTGCTGCTGGGCGGCCTGCTGGTTCCCCTCAGCGCGCAAATGGAACAGCAGAAAATCTCGACGACGGAAAAGCTTCTGGACGAGGCGCGCGAAGCACTGATCGGTTTCGCCATCAGCAACGGCCGCCTGCCTTGCCCTGCCGACGGCACCATCGCCACAGGGCAAACCAATGCCGGGGTAGAGGCCTACAATACCTCTACCAACACTTGCACCAATTTAACGGGATCAGGATCAAGTCAGGCGGCCGGGGGGGTGCTGCCGTGGGCCACCTTGGGCGTCAGCGAAACGGATGCCTGGGGGCGGCGCTTCACTTATCGCGTCACCGCAGTTTTTGCCGATGCCATCAGTCTCGGCACTCTCGGTAGCGGCTGTTCCGTCCCTATTCCTACTCAATCTTCCTTTGCCTTGTGCTCGTCCGGCAACCTGAATGTACTGACGGCTGCAGGCACAACCAATTATGTCGCAACCGGCATTCCGGCGATGGTCGTTTCCCATGGGACCAACGGCTTGGGCGCCTACACGCCCGCCGGTCAGCAGATCGCGCCTGTTCCGGCCGCAACCACGGATGAAGGCAACAATGCCGACAACGACAACAATTTCGTCAGCCACACCGCCACACCGGATTACGACGACCTGGTCACCTGGATCTCCAACAACATCCTGCTCAACCGCATGGTTGAGGCAGGCAAGCTGCCCTGA
- a CDS encoding GspE/PulE family protein, with translation MTDNQLQQPLGRILVDKGVISDDQLRIALQEQNKTHQPLGRLLVRLGFLSEATIRDVLSENLGQESVDLSAIIVDPAALALIPKDVARRYQLLPLSVEKVGRILTLAVADPDNIIALDQVRALLKDEYRLITQLASESDILRAIDQYYGFELSIDGILHEIEPGEMEYQALQSGVNEFSQPVVRLIDALLTEAVQRGVSDIHFEPESSFLRIRYRIDGVLRQVRSLHKSFWPAMVVRLKVMSGMNIAETRAPQDGRISLRLSGRPIDFRVASHPTTHGENMVLRILDRQKGIVPLDQIGLDESALNTLHMIIAKPEGIVLVTGPTGSGKTTTLYSVLNHINTESVNIMTLEDPVEYPLSLVRQTSVNEAVKLDFANGIRSMMRQDPDIILVGEIRDHPTAEMAFRAAMTGHQVYSTLHTNSAIGAIPRLLDIGILPDIMAGNIIGIVAQRLVRVLCNECKYPYQPDMLERKLLGIPAQEDVTLYRAAGCDTCNHQGYRGRMAIMELLKMDHDLDDLVSRRVSTRQIRDAALEKGFRPLAMDGIRRIQQGITSLSEVSRVVDLTDRL, from the coding sequence ATGACAGACAACCAACTCCAACAACCGCTGGGACGGATACTGGTCGACAAGGGCGTCATCAGCGACGACCAGTTGCGCATCGCGCTGCAGGAACAGAACAAGACGCACCAGCCGCTGGGGCGCCTGCTGGTGCGCCTGGGCTTCCTGTCCGAAGCCACCATCCGCGACGTGCTGTCGGAGAATCTCGGCCAGGAGAGCGTCGACCTCTCCGCCATCATCGTCGACCCGGCCGCACTGGCGCTCATTCCCAAGGACGTCGCGCGGCGCTACCAGTTGCTGCCGCTGTCGGTGGAAAAGGTGGGACGCATCCTGACCCTCGCGGTCGCCGACCCGGACAACATCATCGCGCTGGACCAGGTGCGCGCCCTGCTCAAGGACGAATACCGGCTGATCACCCAGCTCGCCAGCGAATCCGACATCCTGCGCGCGATCGACCAGTACTACGGTTTCGAGCTATCCATCGACGGCATCCTGCACGAGATCGAGCCGGGCGAGATGGAATACCAGGCGCTGCAATCCGGCGTGAACGAATTCAGCCAGCCGGTGGTGCGCCTGATCGACGCGCTGCTGACCGAGGCGGTGCAGCGCGGCGTATCCGACATCCACTTCGAACCGGAAAGCAGCTTCCTGCGCATCCGCTACCGCATCGACGGGGTGCTGCGCCAGGTGCGCAGCCTGCACAAGAGTTTCTGGCCGGCGATGGTGGTGCGCCTGAAGGTGATGAGCGGCATGAACATCGCCGAGACGCGCGCTCCGCAGGACGGGCGCATCTCGCTGCGCCTGTCGGGCCGTCCCATCGATTTCCGTGTCGCCTCGCACCCGACCACGCACGGCGAGAACATGGTGCTGCGTATCCTCGACCGGCAGAAAGGCATCGTGCCGCTCGACCAGATCGGGCTGGACGAAAGCGCGCTCAACACGCTGCACATGATCATCGCCAAACCGGAGGGCATCGTGCTGGTCACCGGCCCCACCGGCAGCGGCAAGACCACCACGCTGTACTCGGTGCTGAACCACATCAACACCGAGTCGGTCAACATCATGACCCTGGAAGACCCGGTGGAATACCCGCTGTCGCTGGTCCGCCAGACCTCGGTGAACGAGGCGGTCAAGCTGGACTTCGCCAACGGCATCCGTTCCATGATGCGCCAGGACCCGGACATCATCCTGGTCGGCGAGATCCGCGACCATCCCACCGCCGAGATGGCGTTCCGCGCCGCGATGACCGGCCACCAAGTGTACTCGACGCTACACACCAACTCGGCTATCGGTGCGATCCCGCGGTTATTGGACATCGGTATCCTGCCGGACATCATGGCCGGCAACATCATCGGCATCGTGGCGCAGCGGCTGGTGCGCGTCCTGTGCAACGAATGCAAATATCCCTACCAGCCCGACATGCTGGAGCGCAAACTCTTGGGCATCCCCGCCCAGGAAGACGTCACCCTGTACCGTGCCGCCGGCTGCGACACCTGTAACCATCAGGGCTACCGGGGACGCATGGCCATCATGGAACTGCTCAAGATGGATCACGACCTGGACGATCTGGTGTCGCGCCGCGTCAGCACGCGGCAGATCCGGGATGCGGCGCTGGAAAAAGGATTCCGCCCGCTGGCGATGGACGGGATACGTCGCATCCAGCAGGGGATCACCTCGCTCAGCGAAGTCAGCCGCGTGGTGGACCTGACCGACAGGCTCTGA
- a CDS encoding type II secretion system F family protein has translation MALYSYRAIDEKGKPSNGLQDAANLVDLELRLKRGGLDLIDARIDSGNSVWGSRRIKRTELITFFFNLEQLTRAGVPLLECLADLRDTMNDLRFREIIANLIESIEGGLKLSQAMAQHPDAFDKIFVSLTHAGEESGRLPEVFEHITESLKWQDEMSAHTKTIMLYPAFVGTVVLGITFFLMIYLVPQLVGFIQGMGQEIPFQTRLLLATSAFFVDYWYILVALPVVLPIAAKLVIGSSTEMQYRFDNLKLNLWVTGPILRKIILARFANTFAMMYGSGVSILDCIANSRDVVNNRVIAKSLDDVTHEIESGKNLTQSFQNTGMFPPLVIRMLRVGEATGSLDKALLNVSYFYDRDVKDAIKKVQVMIEPTMTIVLGLMLGWVMLSVLSPIYDLIGKVKF, from the coding sequence ATGGCGCTCTATTCCTACCGCGCGATCGACGAGAAGGGCAAACCCAGCAACGGCCTGCAGGATGCGGCCAACCTGGTGGACCTCGAGTTGCGGCTGAAACGCGGCGGCCTGGACTTGATCGATGCCCGGATCGACAGCGGCAACTCCGTCTGGGGAAGCAGGAGAATCAAACGCACCGAGCTGATCACCTTCTTCTTCAATCTGGAACAGCTCACCCGCGCGGGCGTGCCGCTGCTGGAATGCCTCGCCGATCTTCGCGACACCATGAACGACCTGCGCTTCCGCGAGATCATCGCCAACCTGATCGAATCCATCGAAGGCGGCCTCAAGCTCTCGCAGGCGATGGCGCAACACCCGGATGCGTTCGACAAGATATTCGTCAGCCTGACGCATGCCGGAGAGGAAAGCGGGCGCCTGCCGGAAGTGTTCGAACACATCACCGAGTCGCTGAAGTGGCAGGATGAAATGTCCGCGCACACCAAGACCATCATGCTCTACCCGGCCTTCGTCGGCACCGTCGTGCTGGGGATCACCTTCTTCCTGATGATCTACCTGGTGCCGCAACTGGTCGGATTCATCCAGGGCATGGGCCAGGAGATCCCCTTCCAGACGCGCCTGCTGCTTGCCACCTCGGCGTTCTTCGTCGATTACTGGTACATCCTCGTCGCCCTGCCGGTGGTTCTGCCGATCGCAGCCAAACTGGTCATCGGCTCCAGCACGGAGATGCAATACAGATTCGACAACCTCAAGCTCAATCTGTGGGTGACCGGCCCCATCCTGCGCAAGATCATCCTGGCGCGTTTCGCCAACACCTTCGCCATGATGTACGGCTCGGGCGTGAGCATCCTCGATTGCATCGCGAACTCGCGCGACGTGGTCAACAACCGCGTGATCGCCAAGAGCCTGGATGACGTCACGCATGAGATCGAATCGGGCAAGAACCTCACCCAGAGTTTCCAGAACACCGGCATGTTCCCTCCCCTGGTGATACGCATGCTGAGGGTCGGCGAGGCCACCGGCTCGCTGGACAAGGCGCTGCTCAATGTCAGTTACTTCTACGATCGCGACGTGAAAGACGCCATCAAGAAAGTGCAAGTCATGATCGAGCCGACCATGACCATTGTTCTCGGCCTGATGCTCGGCTGGGTGATGCTGTCGGTGCTGTCGCCGATCTACGACCTGATCGGCAAGGTGAAATTCTGA
- a CDS encoding tetratricopeptide repeat protein → MSLLLDARKKSLQARSAQQDDHAPSASGQSGNAATDTKDAARNAGQNLFSAKSPLPFDGLARLDRKLLFGLGGIVLLLGSGAVYLWLVGSASDTTPRPASAPPLAAASPPAPLPATSREPVAADKGQETSPPAAPVEIAPLPAPQPRESPAPIRIEHPRAEVIEPLLRDAYQAYRNGKLDEAQQLYLAMYRKDAQNSDALLGLAAIAQQRGELELAKQYYASVLVLDPRNAAANAGMSALNPEDDNNESRLKLLLREQGNSPVLHFALGNLYAGQSRWGEAQQAYFNACTLEPGNAEFAFNLAVSLDHLGQARLAAQYYQRALQLDPLRSAGFDHAQVSQRIDDLNR, encoded by the coding sequence ATGAGCCTGCTCCTGGATGCCCGCAAGAAGTCGTTGCAAGCGCGGTCCGCGCAGCAGGACGACCATGCTCCTTCTGCTTCCGGTCAGAGCGGGAACGCTGCTACCGATACCAAAGACGCGGCGCGCAATGCCGGGCAGAACCTGTTTTCCGCAAAGTCCCCGCTCCCTTTTGACGGACTCGCGCGACTCGATCGCAAGCTGCTGTTCGGCTTGGGCGGCATAGTGTTGCTGCTCGGCAGCGGCGCTGTGTATCTATGGCTAGTCGGCTCAGCGAGCGACACAACACCGCGCCCTGCCAGCGCGCCCCCCCTGGCCGCCGCAAGCCCCCCCGCCCCGCTGCCTGCAACCAGCAGGGAGCCGGTTGCCGCCGACAAGGGGCAGGAAACTTCCCCACCAGCCGCTCCTGTGGAAATCGCACCACTGCCCGCACCACAACCGCGCGAAAGCCCTGCGCCCATACGCATCGAACACCCACGCGCCGAGGTGATCGAGCCGCTGCTCAGGGATGCCTATCAGGCCTACCGCAACGGCAAGCTGGACGAGGCGCAGCAACTGTATCTGGCGATGTACAGGAAGGATGCACAGAATTCCGACGCATTGCTTGGCCTGGCGGCCATCGCCCAACAACGCGGAGAACTCGAACTCGCTAAGCAGTACTACGCCAGCGTGCTGGTGCTCGACCCGCGCAATGCCGCGGCGAATGCCGGCATGTCGGCGTTGAACCCGGAAGACGACAATAACGAGAGCCGCCTGAAATTGCTGTTGCGCGAGCAGGGCAATTCCCCCGTCCTGCACTTTGCGCTGGGCAACCTGTATGCCGGGCAATCGCGCTGGGGCGAAGCCCAGCAGGCCTACTTCAATGCCTGTACGCTGGAGCCCGGCAATGCCGAATTCGCCTTTAACCTCGCCGTCAGCCTCGACCATCTCGGCCAGGCCAGATTGGCCGCGCAGTATTACCAGCGCGCCCTGCAACTCGACCCGTTGCGCAGCGCAGGCTTCGACCACGCGCAAGTTTCGCAACGCATCGACGATCTGAACCGTTAG
- a CDS encoding universal stress protein: protein MYKRIVVAVDGSSTSDLALGEALKLAGEGRSQLLLLHVSEDSSLAWSGGDWMVGSPPVVSPEFFEELGQQILAHALDRVRNAGLNAELRRVDDAGQRVGNVIAKEAQDWEADLIVVGSHGRKGLDRFLLGSVAEGVMRAATVPVLLVRGA from the coding sequence ATGTACAAGCGCATTGTGGTTGCAGTGGATGGGAGTTCGACTTCTGACCTGGCCCTCGGCGAGGCGCTCAAGCTGGCCGGGGAAGGGCGATCTCAACTGTTGCTGTTGCATGTCAGCGAAGATTCATCGCTGGCCTGGAGTGGCGGAGACTGGATGGTTGGCTCACCGCCGGTAGTGTCTCCCGAATTTTTCGAGGAACTAGGTCAGCAGATACTCGCGCATGCGTTGGACAGAGTACGCAACGCCGGGCTGAATGCCGAACTTCGCCGAGTGGACGATGCCGGGCAGCGCGTCGGCAACGTCATCGCCAAGGAGGCGCAGGACTGGGAGGCCGACCTGATCGTGGTCGGATCGCATGGACGCAAGGGGCTGGATCGCTTTCTGCTGGGTAGCGTGGCGGAAGGCGTGATGCGGGCCGCGACGGTGCCGGTGCTGCTGGTGCGGGGCGCATAA
- the cysS gene encoding cysteine--tRNA ligase, with translation MLKIYNTLARDKQDFKPIEANKVRMYVCGMTVYDYCHLGHARVMVVFDMVYRWLKASGYDVTYVRNITDIDDKIIKRAAENGESIHALTQRFIDAMHEDADALGVQRPGHEPRATQFVPQMLAMIEQLEKNGLAYQAADGDVNYAVRKFDGYGKLSGKSLEDLRAGERVDVASDKNDPLDFVLWKSAKESEADEVKWDSKWGKGRPGWHIECSAMGSEILGKHFDIHGGGADLQFPHHENEIAQSEGAHQCQYVNYWMHNGFVRVDNEKMSKSLGNFFTIREVLQKYDAEVVRFFILRAHYRSPLNYSDAHLDDAKGALTRLYTALKSVRPELVEGRASTGSARTALDWNGAAAQRFKTAMDDDFNTPEAMAVLFDLANEVNRNQSAEAAAQLKALAGVLGLLQRDPQAFLQGGASEGGLDDAAIEAQIAARIAAKKAKNFAEADRIRKELLEAGVVLEDTAQGTTWRRA, from the coding sequence ATGCTGAAAATCTACAACACCCTCGCCCGCGACAAGCAGGATTTCAAACCCATCGAAGCAAACAAGGTCCGCATGTACGTGTGCGGCATGACGGTGTACGACTACTGCCACCTCGGCCACGCGCGGGTGATGGTGGTGTTCGACATGGTGTACCGCTGGCTCAAGGCTTCCGGATACGACGTGACCTACGTGCGCAACATCACCGACATCGACGACAAGATCATCAAGCGCGCGGCGGAGAACGGCGAATCCATCCATGCGCTCACGCAGCGATTCATCGACGCGATGCACGAGGACGCCGATGCGCTGGGCGTGCAGCGCCCGGGCCATGAGCCGCGCGCGACACAGTTCGTGCCGCAGATGCTGGCGATGATCGAGCAACTGGAAAAGAACGGCCTGGCCTATCAGGCGGCGGACGGCGATGTGAACTACGCAGTGCGCAAGTTCGACGGTTACGGCAAGCTGTCCGGGAAGTCGCTGGAAGACCTGCGTGCCGGAGAGCGCGTGGACGTGGCTTCCGACAAGAACGATCCGCTCGACTTCGTGCTGTGGAAGAGCGCGAAGGAAAGCGAAGCGGACGAGGTGAAATGGGACTCGAAGTGGGGCAAGGGGCGCCCCGGGTGGCACATCGAATGTTCGGCGATGGGTTCCGAGATCCTTGGCAAGCACTTCGACATCCACGGCGGGGGCGCGGACCTGCAGTTCCCTCACCACGAGAACGAGATCGCTCAGAGCGAGGGGGCGCACCAGTGCCAGTACGTGAACTACTGGATGCACAACGGCTTCGTGCGCGTGGACAACGAGAAGATGTCCAAGAGCCTCGGCAACTTCTTCACCATCCGCGAAGTGCTGCAGAAATACGACGCGGAAGTGGTGCGCTTCTTCATCCTGCGCGCCCACTACCGCAGCCCGCTGAACTATTCCGACGCGCATCTGGATGATGCGAAGGGCGCGTTGACGCGGCTTTACACTGCCCTGAAATCCGTTCGCCCTGAGCTTGTCGAAGGGCGTGCTTCGACAGGCTCAGCACGAACGGCCTTGGATTGGAACGGTGCCGCCGCGCAGCGTTTCAAGACCGCGATGGACGACGACTTCAACACGCCTGAGGCGATGGCCGTGCTGTTCGACCTGGCCAACGAGGTGAACCGTAACCAGTCCGCAGAAGCGGCGGCACAACTCAAGGCGCTGGCCGGGGTGCTGGGCTTGTTGCAACGCGACCCGCAGGCATTCCTGCAAGGCGGAGCGAGCGAAGGCGGCCTGGACGATGCCGCGATCGAAGCGCAGATCGCGGCGCGCATCGCGGCCAAGAAGGCGAAGAACTTCGCCGAAGCCGACCGCATCCGCAAGGAGCTGCTGGAAGCGGGGGTCGTGCTGGAAGACACCGCACAGGGCACGACCTGGCGGCGTGCTTAG
- a CDS encoding DUF1615 domain-containing protein → MLDPAKRKLPLSICRHWLAAISVLVLAGCANEPPKAPAPVVKAPPPPPTVAHKPPVKVTPPPKPLTGPELVNSLLPATLADRNGWAADIVAAFEALNIVPNKANVCAVLAEIEQESSFQSEPVVIGLSRIVRQELEARRQRYGIPQWLMDKTLARKSPSGRTYSERIDALKTENDMNDLYEDMISEVPLGKKFLADYNPVRTGGPMQVSMGFANSYAATRRYPFVHEGSLRDALFTRKGGLYFGIAYLLDYPASYEGTSFRFADYNAGRYSSRNAAFQNAVSSLSGIPLKPDGDLLNYQDGVALEDPSQTMQTLLAIAPRLGMDRAEIFRNLLLEKSPAFEQSRLYTRIFALAPMMPRAAVPDIVVRSPKFSRRLTTPSYVKRVEERYRSCLKK, encoded by the coding sequence TTGCTAGACCCTGCAAAACGAAAGCTGCCGCTGTCCATCTGCCGGCACTGGTTAGCCGCAATTTCTGTGCTGGTGCTGGCCGGTTGCGCGAACGAGCCTCCCAAAGCTCCGGCGCCTGTCGTCAAAGCACCGCCTCCGCCGCCAACGGTGGCTCACAAGCCGCCGGTCAAGGTAACGCCGCCCCCCAAACCATTGACCGGCCCTGAGCTGGTCAACAGCCTGCTTCCGGCTACCCTTGCGGACAGAAACGGGTGGGCCGCGGATATCGTCGCCGCGTTCGAGGCATTGAACATCGTACCGAACAAGGCGAATGTCTGCGCCGTATTGGCCGAGATCGAACAGGAATCCTCATTCCAATCCGAGCCCGTTGTTATCGGGTTGAGCAGGATCGTCAGGCAGGAGCTGGAAGCGAGAAGACAGAGGTACGGGATACCGCAGTGGCTCATGGATAAGACTCTGGCGAGGAAATCCCCCAGCGGCCGGACCTATAGCGAACGCATCGATGCGCTCAAGACCGAGAACGATATGAATGACCTGTACGAGGACATGATCTCGGAGGTCCCGTTGGGGAAGAAATTCCTCGCCGATTACAATCCCGTGCGAACGGGCGGTCCCATGCAAGTCAGCATGGGCTTTGCCAATTCGTATGCGGCGACGAGACGCTATCCTTTCGTCCATGAAGGATCGTTGCGCGATGCGCTGTTTACCCGCAAAGGCGGTCTGTATTTCGGAATAGCGTACCTGCTGGATTATCCGGCGAGCTATGAAGGCACGAGTTTCCGTTTTGCCGACTATAACGCGGGGCGCTACTCCAGCAGGAACGCCGCATTCCAGAATGCGGTGAGTTCGCTGAGCGGCATCCCTTTGAAGCCGGACGGCGATTTGCTGAACTACCAGGACGGAGTCGCGCTTGAGGACCCCAGCCAGACCATGCAAACCTTGCTCGCCATCGCGCCGCGCCTGGGCATGGACAGGGCCGAAATCTTCCGCAATCTGTTGCTCGAAAAATCCCCCGCCTTCGAGCAAAGCCGTTTGTACACCAGGATATTTGCCTTGGCTCCGATGATGCCGCGTGCCGCGGTTCCGGACATCGTGGTCAGGAGCCCGAAGTTTTCACGCAGGCTGACCACGCCGTCGTATGTGAAGCGAGTCGAGGAACGCTACCGAAGCTGTCTGAAGAAGTGA